DNA from Gemmatimonas sp.:
AGCACGAGTTCTACGTGCTGAGTCGTCGCAAATTTCCGAAGGAAGGGAAGATCCTCACGACGTCGCTGGGCGAGGAGAAGGTGATCGCCTGCGACATCTTCAACGAGCGCATCACGCTGCGCACCGCCGAAGGCGATAGTCGGGTGATTGCCTTGGCCGATCTGCGGAGCGAGTTGGACGGACTCGATCAGCCGACCGATCATGCGCACGACGACGTGCCGTCGCATACGGCCGAGTATCCGGTGGATGCGGCGTTGCATGCGATGCTCGATACGGTCGAGACCGAGATTGCGCCGCTGGCCGCATCGATGGCGGTGATCACACCTGAGCGCGTGTTCGAGCCTGAGCTCGTGTTCGTGCCTGAGCGCGTGTCAGTGCCGGAGCCCGTGGTCGAGCTGGTGTCTGCCATCGAGGTGTTCACGCCGGTGGCGAACGAGCCGGCAATCGCGGCATCAGGCGAAACGCCCGACGCCGCCGCAACGGAACGTGCCGAGGACGAGGACGCCGCCGGCGACGCGACCCGTCGCAAGCGGCGACGCGGCCGCCGTGGTGGCCGGCGTCTTCGGGCGGCGGAACAGCGACGCCAGTCCGAGCAGGACGGGACGCCGATGCCATCCGACAGCAGTAACGAGAGCGGCGACGACGCCGACGATGGCGATGACAACGAGGAGTAAGCCGGACGTGCCGCGATTCTACCTGACCACCGCCATCGATTATGCGAATGGCGATCCGCACCTTGGCCACGCCCTGGAGAAGATCGGCGCCGATGTCATCGCGCGCTATCGTCGCCAGTGCGGTGACGAGGTGCATCTGCTGATCGGCATGGACGAGCACGGGCAGAAAGTGCAGCAGACGGCCGCCAAGGATGGCGTGGCCCCGCAGGCCTTCACCGATGAAATCGCGTCACGCTTTCAGGCGATCTGGGCCAAGCTCGGCATCTCCTACGACCAGTTCATCCGCACCACCGAGCCGCATCACAAGGCCGGCGTGCAGGCGCTGATCCGCATGATCGCCGAACGTAATCCGGATGACTTCTACGAGCGCTCGTACACCGGCATGTATTGCGTCGGGTGTGAAGCGTTCAAGCAGGATGCGGATATCGTCGAGGGCAAGTGCGTG
Protein-coding regions in this window:
- the ricT gene encoding regulatory iron-sulfur-containing complex subunit RicT, with the protein product MAHLIEVAFRGNRKEFFSWTGETAPPLKAGVIVEADRGEDFGRVHSTGELAEVRCNGCAHGCGTNPPPRAALRLATKADEQLDRELTAENEDARRKSMERVKANHLVMKLTDAEWQWDRRKLTIFFTAERRVDFRGLVRDLAALFRTRIELKQIGVRDEAKRLSGVGRCGREYCSASWLPDLRPVNLGVAKDQKLSLNPQQISGACGRLMCCLRYEHEFYVLSRRKFPKEGKILTTSLGEEKVIACDIFNERITLRTAEGDSRVIALADLRSELDGLDQPTDHAHDDVPSHTAEYPVDAALHAMLDTVETEIAPLAASMAVITPERVFEPELVFVPERVSVPEPVVELVSAIEVFTPVANEPAIAASGETPDAAATERAEDEDAAGDATRRKRRRGRRGGRRLRAAEQRRQSEQDGTPMPSDSSNESGDDADDGDDNEE